From a region of the Microcoleus sp. AS-A8 genome:
- a CDS encoding ATP-binding protein, whose product MKWSLERKWIAGGFGLTLLLMGLVSVTSYNNTTELIESADRVQHTYEVLNTLTDFYASMTVAESGRRGYIISGHQQELERHQIAVDKMRSEIQSLQQQMSDNPIEQQRLARLNDLVTQRLALFRQSIALYQTDQSAAQAQALITEQSVKLRTEIQSILTELKTEKERWLRIGVEQSRSSMHYRILIEFLGTVLSFAVISSVYLLLSHQWSQRQKFEFLQQTLAQEQELSDLKFRFFSMVSHEFRTPLSVILVSSQLLGEILQNLVDASHLKNLYRIQSSAKLMNQLLTDILTLSRAEAGKLEYKLELLDVESLCLNLVEDIKFFSMKNHALKFIRQGSCVRVNLDEKSLYSILSNLLLNAIKYSPGGGDIYLILSCEPEATIFQIKDKGIGIHPDDKMQIYEPFYRGQNVDNITGTGLGLAVVKKCLELHQGEITLESELGVGTTFTVRIPHQKV is encoded by the coding sequence GATTTGGCTTAACCCTGCTCCTCATGGGGCTGGTCAGTGTCACCTCTTACAACAATACAACGGAGCTAATTGAGAGTGCTGATCGGGTGCAGCATACCTATGAAGTGCTGAATACGTTGACGGATTTTTATGCCTCTATGACAGTGGCAGAATCGGGACGACGGGGATACATTATTTCAGGCCATCAGCAAGAATTAGAGCGTCATCAAATTGCCGTGGACAAGATGCGCTCTGAGATTCAATCACTTCAACAACAGATGAGCGACAATCCCATTGAGCAACAGCGATTGGCAAGACTAAATGATCTAGTTACTCAAAGATTAGCGTTGTTCAGACAATCGATCGCACTCTATCAAACAGATCAATCGGCGGCTCAGGCTCAAGCTCTGATTACCGAACAAAGTGTAAAACTCCGAACTGAAATTCAGAGTATCCTGACAGAACTCAAAACTGAAAAAGAACGGTGGCTCAGGATTGGGGTTGAGCAATCCCGCTCCAGTATGCATTACAGAATACTGATCGAATTTCTCGGAACTGTTTTAAGCTTTGCAGTGATTTCTAGCGTGTATTTACTACTCTCTCATCAATGGTCACAACGCCAGAAATTTGAATTTCTCCAACAAACTTTAGCTCAAGAGCAAGAATTGAGCGATCTAAAATTTCGCTTTTTCTCCATGGTTTCTCATGAGTTCCGTACCCCTTTAAGTGTCATCCTAGTATCGTCGCAGTTGTTGGGAGAAATTCTCCAAAATTTGGTTGATGCCAGTCATCTCAAAAATCTTTATCGAATTCAGTCTTCTGCTAAGTTGATGAATCAACTTTTAACTGATATATTAACCCTAAGTAGAGCTGAAGCTGGAAAATTAGAGTATAAGCTTGAACTTCTTGATGTGGAGTCTTTATGCCTTAACTTAGTTGAAGACATTAAATTCTTTAGCATGAAAAATCATGCTCTTAAATTTATCAGGCAAGGTTCATGTGTGCGTGTGAATCTGGATGAAAAATCACTATATTCTATCCTAAGTAATTTACTATTAAATGCGATTAAGTACTCACCTGGAGGGGGAGATATATATCTAATTTTAAGCTGTGAGCCAGAGGCGACTATTTTTCAAATTAAAGATAAAGGCATAGGTATTCATCCCGACGATAAAATGCAGATTTATGAGCCATTTTATCGCGGTCAAAATGTTGACAACATTACGGGCACAGGTTTGGGATTAGCGGTTGTTAAAAAATGTCTGGAACTCCACCAGGGAGAAATAACGCTGGAAAGTGAACTAGGAGTGGGAACAACATTTACGGTCAGGATTCCTCACCAAAAAGTATGA